In the genome of Leptotrichia sp. HSP-536, the window ATAAAGGCTTATATTAATGGGATAAATAGACTTTATAATAAATAGTTTTTTTAAGAAGGTAAAAGTTATGCCTAAATTAATTATAAATGATAAATCAAATATTAGACAAAATATTTCAATGGATTTTTTCTGGATGGTGAAATTATAGCATTCAAGGGAATAAAAAAAGAAATTGAATATGTAGATTATGGAGAACATACAATCAAAGCAAGTACACTTTTTATTAAAAGTTTGGAACAAAAAATAAACATTGAAAAAGAAATTACAGAAATTGAAATAAAACTTGATAGGAAAAATCAGGTAATAGCTTTAATTTTTTATGTGTGCTGGATTTACTGGGTTTTTATAGAAAAAGGAGAAGCTTATAAATTGGTTTTAGGTATTGCTATACTCAGTATTGTAGTTTATTTATGCAGGATTTTTAGAAACACTTTAATCCTAGAAGTAAAAAAATAAAGGAAAAATTTTAAAGGAGTAGAATACTTCTATTAGTTTAAAAAAGTGGTGAACGTTAAGGACTAGATTTTTCTAGTCTTTTTTATTATAGTAATTTTACGGGTTTCACCACCCAGAAATAAATTAAAATGTGAGAGCTTTTACACTCTCACAAAAATTCAAATATATAAATTTTTTAGACTTCTTTTGTTTCTGATACTTTTTTATACCAGTAAGCACTTTTCTTCGGATAACGTTTTTGTGTTTCAAAGTCAACATAGAATAATCCATATCTTTTTTCATAGCCATTAGACCAAGAAAATACATCCATTAATGACCATAAGAAATATCCTTTTACATTCGCTCCATTTTTTATTGCATCTGAAATTACTTCCAAATGTTGTCTTATGTAGTCAATTCTTGCATCGTCATATACTGTATTGTCTTCAAAAACATCTTTATAGCCTAAACCATTTTCAGTAATATAGATTTTTTTGTAGTTTGGATAATCTCTTTTAACTCTTGAGATTTGATCATAAAGACCTTGCGGATAAATTATCCAGTCCCAGTCAGTTCTTGGGATGCTTTCATTGGCTTTTCTTTGTCCTACGCCTTTTATCTGATATTTGGAACTTCCTTTATTTCCTGTTGCATTGTGGATAATTTCAGTTTCACCTTCATATTCAGCCATCCAATCACTCATATAATAATTTATTCCAAGAAAATCATTTAAATCTTTTGCAGCTTTCAATATTTCAAAATCTTCTGCTCTTAAATCTAATTTTCCACCATTAACTTGCAAAATATGATTTACGCCATCCATTGTTCCTTTTGAGTATTCTCCTTTAAAAGTAGCATCCAAAATAAATTTATTATGGATAATATCGTCCAGTTCTGCTGCTTTCACATCTCCAGGATTATTTGGATCATAAGGATATTTTGTTGGTAATGCACAAACCATTCCTATTTCTCCATTATATCCGTTTTGCTTAAATAAATTTACTGCTTTTGCGTGTGCCAAAACCATATTATGATGTGACTGAAACAATTTTTCGAAATCATATTTTATTCCTGGCGGAAATTTTCCAACTAAATATTGTCCGTCACCAATAGGCCCAATTTCATTAAACGTTGTCCAATAATTTACTTCCGTAAATTCTTCAAAACAGAATTTAGCATAATTTACAAAATGTTCTATATTTTCACGATTTAAGAAATCTCCATTTGAATGTAGAACTTCAGGTGTGTCAAAATGATGAAGCGTTACAAATGGTTCAACATTTCTTTTTTTACATTCTGCAAATAGTTTATGATAAAATTCTACTCCTTTGTGGTTCACTTCACCATAACCTTCAGGAAAAATTCTTGACCAGGCTATTGAAATTCTTATTCCATTTATACCGAATTCTTCGCAAAGTTTCAAATCTACTGGATATTGATTGTAAAAATCACTTGCTGGCTCGGCTGTATACCAGTAATTTTCTTCCAAAAAAGTATCCCAAGCCACACGACCTTTACCATCTGTTTTTGTTGCACCTTCAGCCTGATATGCCGCTGTTGCTCCTCCAAAAATAAAATCTTCTGGTAATTTTTTTGACATAATTAAACCTCCATAATTATATAAAACTATTACTTAGTATTAAATATATTAATTAATCTTGAAATTGTGCTTGCACAAAATCTAACGCACCCTTACCATCACGAGTCAAACTAATATATTGAGCCCCTTCGGTTTTTGCTAATTTAATTCCTAACTTATCAGTTTCTGCTTTCATATCTTCAAAATTTGATGCAACTTGCGGTGCAAGAATAACTAAATCAAATTCAGGAAGTATTTCACGATGTGCACCATATCCACCTGCTGCAGCTTTAACAGGAACATTATGTTCTTTTGCCGCCTTATTTAAAGCATTTGCTAAAAGTCCACTTGTTCCTCCACCAGCACACAGTACAAGTACATTTGTTTCTTTTGTTATATTATTTTTAACGGCACCAGTTTTTTCAACACCAGCTTTTTCAAGAATATTATCTGCTTTTTTAGTGTTGAAATTTGCGGCGACTTTTTCTTTTAATTCGTTATTTGTAGTTCCTAGACGTTCTTCTTCGAGAATTTGTTTATCGTATACTTTTATAAATGGATAATAAATAATAAAGTCCACAACAATTAAAAGTGCCGCTAAAATAAACGATAATACCTGAAGATTGGTTCCCAGTATTATTCCCAATGGTCCTGGAGTTGTCCATGGAAGATTAGCAGTAAAGCTGTTCATTCCAAGTACATCTATAAATATTTTAAAAATCCAAACATTTATTATTGGTGCAAAGATAAATGGTATAAAGAATACTGGATTTAATACAATTGGAGCACCAAATAAAATTGGTTCATTTACACCAAAGAATGTAGGTACAGCAGAAGCACGTCCAATAGCTTTATTTCTCTTAGATTTACAAAGCCACATGAACATAAATGGTACAATTAAAGTAGCTCCAGTTCCTCCCATTGTAACTATAAACATTTGTGTTCCTGAAGTTAAAATTTTATCCGCATGCTGTCCAGCTCTCATAAGGTTTAAATTTGCATCTATATTAGCATAAGTAACAACTGCAATAGCTGGTTCTACAATTGAAGGTCCATGAATTCCAACAAACCAGAAGAAAGCATAAGCTCCAAATATAATAGTAATTCCTACATATCCATCAGCTGCTGAAAATAACGGTCCAAAAAGTTTACCTACTGCTTCTGCAACTCCTGTTCCAATAAAGTGACGCACAAGAATCTCAAGAACATAAAGCAATACTATTGATAAAGTAAACGGTATTACATCTTTAAAAACTTGTGAAATATTAGGCGGAACTTCTGATGGCATTTTTATAGTTACTTCATTTTTTACACAAAATTTATAAATTGTTACAGTTATAAATGCTGCTAAAAATGCAGTTAAAAGTCCTTTTGTACCCAAGAATCCAGTTGAAATTCCATCTTTAGTTGGATCTGCCGCTAATAACAGCAATCCAACCATTGAGGCTAAAAGTGTAGAAAGATAATTAATTTGATTAGTTGCTGGCATAGAACGGTTTACAGAATCTGTTAATGATTTAGCCGTTGTTCCAGCTACTAAAAATGCTAAGATTCCCATAGAGTAACTATATGGTTTCATTAATAAAGCTTCTATATTTTTTGGCCAAAAAAATCCAAAAGCATTTGGAACATAAGCAATTAAGATAAAAATACTAGAAAATAGTATAACTGGCATACCAGCTATAAAACCATCACGAATTGCTCTTAAATATATATTCCGAGATAATTTCTCAAAAAAAGGCTTTCCTTTTTCTATAAATTCAATCAGTTTTTTCATTTACTTTGCTCCTCTTTTATATAATTCTATTAAATGTTTCATTAATTCTTTCAATAATATTGTTGTCATTAAATGATCTTGTCCGTGAATCATAATAAAACTCATTTCCAAATCTTCTCCAGCCGCTTCTTTAGCTAAAATATCTGTTTGTGAATTATGAGCCAACCAAACATTCTCAGCCTCTTTTACTAAATTTTCCGCTTCTTCGAACTCTCCATTTTGTGCTTTATTTAACGCAATCATCAATTTAGATCTTGCATCCCCTGCATAAGCTACTATTTCAAATCCAATCATTGTAACATCTTCTTTAGTCATAATTCTCTCCCTTAAAATACTGAAATTACAATACATCAAACTAGCTAAAAATAACCAATGTTTAGTAAACAAATTTTTTTTGTCTTGATTTTATATTTATTAAAAAAATTATTTTAAGTAAACAAAGATATTTTTTTTGACTTAAAATTTAATATTTTTTATTGTATTTTTTAAATAACTATTTTTTTCAAACTCCAAAATTATTTAAATTAATTTATGAATTAAAAAATGAGGACACTTTTTGTCCTCATCAAATGCTTCCACAGCTTTCTCTTTCGATTAATTCCACAGGCAAATAAACTTTTTTCCTGTAACTTCTGTTATGCTCTAACAGTTCCACAAGTACATTTATTGTTTCTTGTGCAATAATTTTAGTATCTATTCTAAGTGTTGTTAAAGGAGATATCATATATTGAGAAATTTTTAAATTATTAAATCCGATAATTGAAATATCGTCAAATACTTTTAAATTATGCTCTCTTATTGCTTTATAAGCACCCATTGCAATCGAATCATTTGCACAAAATATCGCAGTTGGCCTATCTTCCAGTTTTAGTATTTCTTTCATCATTTCATATCCTGATTCAGGCGAAAATTCATCTACTTTTACAAATCTTTCATCATACAATTCAAGTTCCTTCATAATTTCAATAAAATACTGCTCCCGAAAATCTACAAGATTTCTAACAATCTGATTTCTTCCCACTAACAGTCCAATTTTTTTATGTCCTAATTTCAGTAAATAATCGATTACAATTTTTACTGAATGTTTCATATCAAATTTTATATAATCAATGGAATTATCAAAATTATAAGCATCCACACAAATAATGTTATCATTCAATGACTTTAAAAAATCCAACTGGCTTCTTTTTATTTCTCCAATCACAATAATTGCATTGCAAACAATAAAATTCATTAAAATTTCCTCATTTTTTTCAAACATCTGCAACTCAAAAACTTTACTTTTTATCCCTTTTTTCTTTAATGCATACTCCAGATCCAGCCTTAAAGATACAAAATACGGATCCTCACTTTCAATCTTTTCATCAAATGATTTTATAATTGAAACATTTAACTGTGTATTTTTTCTTTTCGTATTTTTTTTCTTGTAGTTTAACTTCTTAACCGCATCCAATACCTTCTGTTTTGTTTCCCTCGTTACACCAAAATATTCATCATTATTTAAAATTCTGGAAACAGTAGCAATAGAAACTCCCGCATACTTTGCAACATCTCTAATTGTAGACATTTTTTTTCTCTCTTTGAAAACTTAAAATTTACTTTTTTATACTATACTTTTCTTAATGTTTGATTTGTTTTATGATATAATTTTTTAGTTTTTTTAGTAAAATTATAAAAATTTTTACTAAACTTTTTTTAACTGAAAACTTTTCAATTTTAGAAATCCTTTAATAATTTAATAAAAAAAATTTTATAATAACTATAACTTAGTTTTTTTATTTTATTCCAAAATATTACTGAAAATTTTCCAAAAATATGATAAAATACTGACATAGTAAAATCAATGTAAAATCAAACTTAAAAGTTTCAAAAAAACAGAAATTTGATTTTAAAGTTTTTGCTATAAAAATTCAAAATTATTTATTTTTAGGAGGAAAACAGATGAAAAAAATTATGAGAGGTGTACTGTTATTTGGTATGTTAGGAGGAATGCTTTTGTCTTGTGGAAATAAAAAAAGTAATAATTCTCAAGACGGAAAAAAAGATTCTCAAGTTAGTGAAAAGGTTTATAAAATTGGATTGTCACAAATTGTGGATCATCCAGCGTTAAATGCAGCAAAACAAGGTTTTAAGGATGCTTTGGAAAAGGCTGGGATAAAGGCTGATTATGATGATAAAATTGCAAATAATGACATGAGTAATCAAACATTGATTATGCAGCAGTTTGCAGCAGATAAGAAAGATTTGGTATTTGCGGTTACGACACCGACAGCACAGGCGGCTAAAAATCAGGTTACAGGAGATATACCAGTTGTATTTGCATCAGTTACAGATCCAAAAAGTGCAGGACTTGAAGGAATTCCCAATGTTACAGGGACAAGCGGAGCGGCACCAGTAAACGAAAACTTGAAATTAATGAGAGAATTATTACCAGAAGCTAAAAAAATAGGAATAATTTATAATTCATCTGAACAAAATTCAGTTTCTGAAGTAAATAATTTGAAAAAACTCGCAGGACAATATGGATTTACAGTAGTTGAAAAAGCTGTTACAAACGGAACGGAAATGGTTGCAGCGGCAAACTTGATAGCAAAAGATATTGATATTTATTATGCTATTCAAGACAATACAGTGGCATCATACTTTGCAGCATTGCTTGATGTGTTTAATAAATCAAAAATCCCTGTTTTAGCCACAAATGACGTTTACTCAAATGCAGGAGGGCTAATTTCACAAGGAACTACAGATTACAATATCGGTTATCGTTCTGGAGAAATCGCAGCAGAAATTTTACTAAAAGGTAAAAAACCAAGTGAAATTCCAATAGAAACAGTTAAAAATCTGCAAATTGAAATTAATAAGAAAAATATGGAATTATTGGGAATAAAAATACCAGATAGCATTTTAAAACAGGCTAAAATGGTAGAAACTAAAAAATAATTAATAAATTTTATAAATTTAAAGTAAATAAAAAACTGGAAATATTGTATTTAATACTAATAACTCCAGTTTTTTTATATCTATTCTTTTTCAAAACTATCAAGCCATTCGATAAGTTCCAAAAAATCTTCCACTTTTCTTATTTGCTGCAAATACCTGAAATCAATCATTGTTCCTGACTGTTTATGATAGAAAAATTCAGCATCCCACAATTCTGTCTTAATAAAATTTTCTTTTGGTGTATGTTTATAAAAATCATATTTTTCAATATTCGCTCTAAAATATTTCAATTTTGCAAAACAAAGCTGATATTTTCTAAAAACTATTTCTAAGATATTATTTCTTAAAATAAATTTATGTGAAAAATACAATCGTTCTGGTGTATTATTTCTTCTAGTTATCCATTGCCTTCTAGAATTTATTTCCAAACTATATTTTTCAATAAATTTTATTTTTTCATCCGACAACTCAGCTTTTAACTTTTCTTCCAGTTTTATATTATCCATAAAAATCACATCACTATTAATTTATATCAATATTTAATTTTTAGAATTTTCATATTTTTTTCTTTCATTAGCATTCAAATATTTTTTTCTAAGTCTAATAAAGTTAGGCGTAATTTCCACTAATTCATCATTTTCAATATATTCAAGTGCCAATTCCAGTGTAAATTCCTTTGGAGGTGCCAATTTCACAGCATCATCACTTCCAGCAGCCCTCATATTTGTAAGTTTTTTACCTTTACATACATTTACAACTAAGTCGTTTTCTCTTGAATGTTCTCCAACTATCATTCCCTCGTAAACTTCTACTCCAGGCCCTATAAACAGAATTCCTCTTGGTTGCAAGTTATTCAGTGAATAACCTAGACTTGTTCCAGGCTCCATTGCGATTAAAACCCCTCTTCTTCGTCCAGTAACTTCTCCCTTGAAAGGTCCGTATTCAAAGAATGAATGATTTATAATTCCTGTTCCTCTTGTTTCTGTCAAAAATTCATTTCTAAATCCGATTAATCCACGTGATGGCACTTTAAATTCAAGTCTTGTATAGCCGTCGCTTCCTTGATTCATATTTACCATCTCACCTTTTCTAAGTCCTAATTTTTCAATTACAACTCCTACAAACTCATCAGCAACATCGATAATTGCAAGTTCGATTGGTTCTAGTTTCTGTCCATTTTCTTCTTTAAAAATAACTTCAGGTTTTGAAACTGCCACTTCGTAACCTTCTCTTCTCATATTTTCAAGCAAAATAGATAATTGAAGCTCTCCTCTTCCTTTTACAATAAATGCATCTGGCGAATCTGTCATTTCAAGCCTCATACTCACGTTATGATTTACTTCCTTTTGCAATCTTTCTAAAATATTTCTCGAAGTTACAAATTTTCCATCTTGCCCTGCAAATGGCGAATCATTTACCATAAAAGTCATCGCAAGTGTTGGCTCATCAATATCAATTAATGGTAACGGTTTAGGATTTTCTTTATTTGCCACAGTTTCTCCTATGTCAATTTGTTCAATTCCCGCAATTGTTACAATATCTCCAGCAAACGCTACTTCCATTTCAACTTTTTTCAGACCATCATATCCATAAATTCTAGTAACTTTTCCATTTACCAGGTCACCATTTCTTTTAATCAATGTAATTTCCTGATTTTTTTCAATTTTTCCGTTATAAATTCTTCCAGTTCCTAATTTCCCTACATATTCATCATATTCCGTATTTGTAACAAGCATTTGAAGTGGCTCATTCACATCTCCTTCAGGATCTTCCACATGCTCCATAATTTTATCATAAAGCGGTTTCATATCTTTATCTTCATCTTCCAGTTCCAGTTTGGCATATCCATTTTTAGCCGATGCATAAACTACTGGAAAATCAAGCTGAATATCATTTGCCCCTAAATCCACAAATAAATCAAATACAGAATCCACAACTGCATCGGGATCTGAATTTGGTCTGTCAATCTTATTAACTACCACAATTGGACGAAGTCCATGCTCCAATGCCTGTTTCAATACATATTTAGTTTGCGGCATAACACCTTCAAATGCATCTACCAGAAGTAAAACAGAATCCACCATTTTCAAGATTCTCTGCACTTCCCCACCAAAATCCGCATGGCCAGGAGTATCCACAATATTTATCTTATAACCATCATAATGAAATGAAGCATTTTTAGAAAAAATCGTAATCCCTCTTTCTCTCTCCAAATCATCGCTATCCATTATTCTTTCATCTACTTTTTCATGTTCCCCAAAGGTTCCTGCCTGCTTTAATAAAGCATCGACAAGAGTTGTTTTCCCGTGATCTACGTGTGCAATAATTGCAATATTCTTAATTTTGTTCATTTTTTATTTTAACAAATTCCTTGTTAATATTTCCTCCTTAAATTTAAAAGTTACTTATCCCCCCTAAGGGGCGAGGAGTAGAGGTGAAATTCATGTCCTATCTATTCAAGCTGTAATAAATAATTACAAAAAGAATAAATATCGCAATGAAATCTACCATCTCACTACCTCCTTTGTAGAACATTTTGTGAATTTTGCCGAAATTCACCTAAACATTATAACAAAAAAGACTGGAAAAATCCAGTCTAATTTACGGCATATTTTTTTATATTCTACAAAGTTTTCCCCTTAAAGGTTTTTTACACATCTATTATAGCATATTTTATAAAAATGTCAATCCTTAAAATTTTTTTAGACAGAGTAAAAAATATAGGGGCAGTCATTAAATACCACAACAAATCTTTTTTGACTGCTTTTTTTAAAATATTTTACTTTGTGATATTTCTTTCAAAACTTCCCTAATCGGACATTCTCCTCCTCTCAAATATGGCATATTTGTGCTTTTTCCTGTTTCATTAACAATTTCTGGCAAGCATTCCATCTCTATTACCTTTTCTAGTGAACTCGTTCTTTTCCCGCTAAAGTACAATTCATACGCCTTTTCCCTGTCTTTTCCATAGTTTGCAAAGAAAGTGTGGTATAACGCTCTTGCCTTTATCTTTCTTCTTGAAAATGCTTTTGGCCTGCTTGATAGAAATCTTGAGCATTCGTGGGATACTAGGGCTTCCGTCCTTGAGCCTATGTAGTCCTCCTTGGTATATATTCTTCTTATCTTCTCATACTGGTTAAGCAGCATCTTCGTCTGGTCTTTTCTTCTCTGACTTACATTCTCCTTTTCCTTGAAATTTTCATAAAAGTTTTCAAGTTCTTTAAAATCGTCTCCCTTTAGCCATCTGTAAAGATTTTTTGATATTTCCTTATAGTTAAGTACATACTCCGACACTTTCTCAAGCGATACGGATGCAGGAAACATTATTGTGTTCTTGTCAATGAGTTTGTTCCTGTCTGTGCAGATTTTCTCAATTCCACGATGTATTACAGCCATCCTCATGTATGTATTTTTACTTCTTCTGCATTTCATATGGTCTTCATCAATCTCCATATATACTGGCGAACTGTCATCTCTTTCAAATCTTTCAATATCAAGTTTCGGCATTTGAAAAGAATGGACAGGATTATACACGGCAGCCCTTGAAACACCGTAAGTTTTTGCAAGAAATGAAGTTGCAGCATGCTGATATTCAAAAAGTATAGTAAAAATCATCTTCTCAGAAAGCCGTCTATACCGCTTAAGTCCAATTTTTTCATCAATGTAATAGTGAATGCCTGTTTTTTTGTTTACATATTTTCGACGTTCAAAAGTTACATCTCCGAAGGCAGTAGTAACAGTTCTTTTAACAAATCCTTTGCTTTTAAACTTATCTTTTCTTTCATTGGAATGAAAGAAGTAATCATCAGCTCTTTTGACATAAATTTTAAACAGCGTTTCAAAAGCTTTTGCGACAAACAGCTTAAACTGCTGCTCAAACGGAAGTCTGAAAGAAAAATATTTTTAAGAAAAGTCCTTACAAGTGAAGAAAAATTTGATATTCTAATCATAGAGGAACCACCTTTCAATAGGATTTGGCGATTATATTGTAACTGGTTTTCTCTTTTTTGTTAATTTGAAATTTAATTAAATTTATTTGCCCCTATATTTTTTACTCTGTCAATTTTTTTATTTTACAATTTCTTCTTTTTAATATAATTTGTAATATTCTTTCCAAACATTTTTTTATATTTTTCAAAAAATTTTTTTAACGCTCTTTTTCTTTCCTATCCAGTTTTTTTAAAATCTTAATCTCTTTAATTCCATTTTTTCCATTTTTAATTTTATACTTTTCAAAATCTATAAAATCTGCTACTTCCTCATTCCAAAGTTCCAAAAATACCTTGCCTGAAACTTCACTAAACTGGATAAATTCATTCTCAAAAACATAAATTTTTTCTTTACTTTTTACTTCCACGCAGCCCAAAAAATGCGTAAAGAAAGCTCCACAGTCAATATCCCAAATTTTATCAGTTTTTTCAGAAATTCTTCCATTTATATTAGGAGTATGCCCAAAATATATGTTTTTACTTCTATATTCTTCAAGCACACTTTCTTCATTTAACCAAAATTCATCCCTTGTCCAAAGTACAGTTTCTCTCTCCTGCTTCTCCAGCTTCGTCTGTAAATCAAGTCCCGCATGCACAAATATATTTTCATTCCCAGAAATCACTAACGGACAATTTTTTAGCCATTTTACAAGCCATTTTATTTCTTTAAAAAAATTTTCTTCACACCATTTCTCCATACTTTTTTTATTAAAATATTTAGAATTTCTATAAATTGAAAATTCTGTTTCATATCTTAATGGATAATCATTTTCCAAATCCTCCAGCATCATGTCTTCATGATTTCCTAAAATAAACTTCACATTATACCCAAGTTTTATCATTTTCATACATTTCATATAAATTTCATATGATTTTTCACCTCTATCACAAATATCCCCTGCAATTATCATCAAATCTTCTCTTTTCA includes:
- the typA gene encoding translational GTPase TypA, producing MNKIKNIAIIAHVDHGKTTLVDALLKQAGTFGEHEKVDERIMDSDDLERERGITIFSKNASFHYDGYKINIVDTPGHADFGGEVQRILKMVDSVLLLVDAFEGVMPQTKYVLKQALEHGLRPIVVVNKIDRPNSDPDAVVDSVFDLFVDLGANDIQLDFPVVYASAKNGYAKLELEDEDKDMKPLYDKIMEHVEDPEGDVNEPLQMLVTNTEYDEYVGKLGTGRIYNGKIEKNQEITLIKRNGDLVNGKVTRIYGYDGLKKVEMEVAFAGDIVTIAGIEQIDIGETVANKENPKPLPLIDIDEPTLAMTFMVNDSPFAGQDGKFVTSRNILERLQKEVNHNVSMRLEMTDSPDAFIVKGRGELQLSILLENMRREGYEVAVSKPEVIFKEENGQKLEPIELAIIDVADEFVGVVIEKLGLRKGEMVNMNQGSDGYTRLEFKVPSRGLIGFRNEFLTETRGTGIINHSFFEYGPFKGEVTGRRRGVLIAMEPGTSLGYSLNNLQPRGILFIGPGVEVYEGMIVGEHSRENDLVVNVCKGKKLTNMRAAGSDDAVKLAPPKEFTLELALEYIENDELVEITPNFIRLRKKYLNANERKKYENSKN
- a CDS encoding lactose-specific PTS transporter subunit EIIC, with amino-acid sequence MKKLIEFIEKGKPFFEKLSRNIYLRAIRDGFIAGMPVILFSSIFILIAYVPNAFGFFWPKNIEALLMKPYSYSMGILAFLVAGTTAKSLTDSVNRSMPATNQINYLSTLLASMVGLLLLAADPTKDGISTGFLGTKGLLTAFLAAFITVTIYKFCVKNEVTIKMPSEVPPNISQVFKDVIPFTLSIVLLYVLEILVRHFIGTGVAEAVGKLFGPLFSAADGYVGITIIFGAYAFFWFVGIHGPSIVEPAIAVVTYANIDANLNLMRAGQHADKILTSGTQMFIVTMGGTGATLIVPFMFMWLCKSKRNKAIGRASAVPTFFGVNEPILFGAPIVLNPVFFIPFIFAPIINVWIFKIFIDVLGMNSFTANLPWTTPGPLGIILGTNLQVLSFILAALLIVVDFIIYYPFIKVYDKQILEEERLGTTNNELKEKVAANFNTKKADNILEKAGVEKTGAVKNNITKETNVLVLCAGGGTSGLLANALNKAAKEHNVPVKAAAGGYGAHREILPEFDLVILAPQVASNFEDMKAETDKLGIKLAKTEGAQYISLTRDGKGALDFVQAQFQD
- the lacG gene encoding 6-phospho-beta-galactosidase, encoding MSKKLPEDFIFGGATAAYQAEGATKTDGKGRVAWDTFLEENYWYTAEPASDFYNQYPVDLKLCEEFGINGIRISIAWSRIFPEGYGEVNHKGVEFYHKLFAECKKRNVEPFVTLHHFDTPEVLHSNGDFLNRENIEHFVNYAKFCFEEFTEVNYWTTFNEIGPIGDGQYLVGKFPPGIKYDFEKLFQSHHNMVLAHAKAVNLFKQNGYNGEIGMVCALPTKYPYDPNNPGDVKAAELDDIIHNKFILDATFKGEYSKGTMDGVNHILQVNGGKLDLRAEDFEILKAAKDLNDFLGINYYMSDWMAEYEGETEIIHNATGNKGSSKYQIKGVGQRKANESIPRTDWDWIIYPQGLYDQISRVKRDYPNYKKIYITENGLGYKDVFEDNTVYDDARIDYIRQHLEVISDAIKNGANVKGYFLWSLMDVFSWSNGYEKRYGLFYVDFETQKRYPKKSAYWYKKVSETKEV
- a CDS encoding ABC transporter substrate-binding protein, producing MKKIMRGVLLFGMLGGMLLSCGNKKSNNSQDGKKDSQVSEKVYKIGLSQIVDHPALNAAKQGFKDALEKAGIKADYDDKIANNDMSNQTLIMQQFAADKKDLVFAVTTPTAQAAKNQVTGDIPVVFASVTDPKSAGLEGIPNVTGTSGAAPVNENLKLMRELLPEAKKIGIIYNSSEQNSVSEVNNLKKLAGQYGFTVVEKAVTNGTEMVAAANLIAKDIDIYYAIQDNTVASYFAALLDVFNKSKIPVLATNDVYSNAGGLISQGTTDYNIGYRSGEIAAEILLKGKKPSEIPIETVKNLQIEINKKNMELLGIKIPDSILKQAKMVETKK
- a CDS encoding metallophosphoesterase family protein, which translates into the protein MENKIKIEKINENDYDRIFVMSDIHGQYDLFLKMLKEIALKREDLMIIAGDICDRGEKSYEIYMKCMKMIKLGYNVKFILGNHEDMMLEDLENDYPLRYETEFSIYRNSKYFNKKSMEKWCEENFFKEIKWLVKWLKNCPLVISGNENIFVHAGLDLQTKLEKQERETVLWTRDEFWLNEESVLEEYRSKNIYFGHTPNINGRISEKTDKIWDIDCGAFFTHFLGCVEVKSKEKIYVFENEFIQFSEVSGKVFLELWNEEVADFIDFEKYKIKNGKNGIKEIKILKKLDRKEKER
- the lacF gene encoding lactose-specific PTS transporter subunit IIA, encoding MTKEDVTMIGFEIVAYAGDARSKLMIALNKAQNGEFEEAENLVKEAENVWLAHNSQTDILAKEAAGEDLEMSFIMIHGQDHLMTTILLKELMKHLIELYKRGAK
- a CDS encoding LacI family DNA-binding transcriptional regulator; the encoded protein is MSTIRDVAKYAGVSIATVSRILNNDEYFGVTRETKQKVLDAVKKLNYKKKNTKRKNTQLNVSIIKSFDEKIESEDPYFVSLRLDLEYALKKKGIKSKVFELQMFEKNEEILMNFIVCNAIIVIGEIKRSQLDFLKSLNDNIICVDAYNFDNSIDYIKFDMKHSVKIVIDYLLKLGHKKIGLLVGRNQIVRNLVDFREQYFIEIMKELELYDERFVKVDEFSPESGYEMMKEILKLEDRPTAIFCANDSIAMGAYKAIREHNLKVFDDISIIGFNNLKISQYMISPLTTLRIDTKIIAQETINVLVELLEHNRSYRKKVYLPVELIERESCGSI